A single genomic interval of Pseudoalteromonas ulvae UL12 harbors:
- a CDS encoding UDP-glucose dehydrogenase family protein, which produces MKVTFYGIGYVGLVQATVLADAGHDVCCVDIDETRIENLKKGIIPIYEPGLTPLVEKNFAEGRLTFTTDAEFGVNFGDLQFIAVGTPPDEDGSADLKYVLKVAETIATHMNSPKVIIDKSTVPVGTADKVRAQVQSVLDERGSNLEFSVVSNPEFLKEGAAVSDCKRPDRIVIGTDSADAEELMRELYAPFNRNHEKIIVMDIKSAELTKYAANCMLATKISFMNEMANIAERVGADIEHVRQGIGSDSRIGFQFIYPGCGYGGSCFPKDVQALVRTADGIGYESQILKAVESVNYAQKNKLFEYISKHYGVGVDGKDLSGKTFALWGLSFKPNTDDMREAPSRVLMEQLWAAGAKVQAYDPEAMEETQRIYGSRPDLSLMGTKESALNNADALIICTEWQNFKAPDFSLIKEQLSEAVIFDGRNLFEPTRMHKKGIVYWSIGRLAR; this is translated from the coding sequence ATGAAAGTAACATTTTACGGTATTGGTTACGTTGGTTTAGTACAAGCAACCGTATTGGCCGATGCCGGTCACGACGTATGCTGTGTCGATATTGACGAAACCCGCATCGAAAACCTTAAAAAGGGCATTATTCCTATTTATGAGCCGGGTTTAACGCCGTTGGTCGAAAAAAACTTTGCAGAAGGGCGCTTAACCTTTACCACTGATGCCGAGTTTGGCGTTAATTTTGGTGATTTACAGTTTATAGCTGTAGGCACGCCGCCAGACGAAGATGGCTCTGCAGATTTAAAATACGTATTAAAAGTGGCCGAAACCATCGCCACCCACATGAATAGCCCTAAAGTTATTATTGATAAATCAACTGTGCCAGTGGGCACGGCCGACAAAGTACGCGCCCAAGTACAAAGCGTGCTTGATGAGCGTGGCTCCAACCTTGAGTTTTCTGTGGTATCAAACCCAGAGTTTTTAAAAGAAGGCGCAGCCGTCAGCGATTGCAAACGCCCAGACCGCATTGTAATTGGTACCGATTCAGCCGATGCCGAAGAGTTAATGCGCGAACTCTACGCTCCCTTTAACCGTAATCACGAAAAAATCATTGTGATGGACATTAAAAGTGCAGAGCTCACCAAATACGCTGCTAACTGCATGCTTGCCACCAAAATCAGCTTTATGAACGAAATGGCCAATATTGCCGAGCGCGTAGGGGCCGACATTGAGCACGTACGCCAAGGCATAGGCTCAGATTCGCGCATTGGTTTTCAGTTTATTTACCCAGGCTGTGGTTATGGCGGCTCGTGTTTTCCAAAAGACGTGCAAGCCTTAGTGCGCACGGCCGATGGCATTGGTTATGAATCACAAATTCTAAAAGCAGTCGAATCTGTTAACTATGCACAAAAAAATAAACTGTTTGAATACATCAGCAAACACTATGGTGTAGGTGTTGATGGCAAAGATTTAAGCGGTAAAACCTTTGCACTGTGGGGTTTAAGCTTTAAACCCAATACAGACGATATGCGCGAAGCACCAAGCCGTGTATTGATGGAGCAACTGTGGGCAGCTGGCGCAAAAGTGCAAGCCTACGACCCCGAAGCAATGGAAGAAACTCAGCGTATTTATGGTAGCCGCCCAGATTTAAGCCTAATGGGCACTAAAGAATCAGCCCTTAATAATGCCGATGCGTTGATTATTTGTACTGAATGGCAAAACTTCAAAGCACCAGACTTTTCATTGATTAAAGAGCAACTGAGTGAGGCGGTGATATTTGATGGTCGTAACTTGTTTGAGCCCACTCGCATGCACAAGAAAGGCATCGTTTATTGGTCTATTGGCCGTTTAGCGCGCTAA